From a region of the Pseudanabaena sp. ABRG5-3 genome:
- a CDS encoding Tic22 family protein yields MSVFKSLVKLAATASVAGAIAVSPIFTLKAEALTEAQVLERLGSIPVFTITDDKGSPLLGAVPQQPNTKADDSQLLFFFLGPDEAQQMLSQVQKSNPEVGKKAQIIVRSMNDAYQVIRQNKDKKVLFQFIPAKASIESARTILTAQGVAADKIPNVPVFFAIGGQDKNQGLLTMSIDQNGKKEQVVPFFLDKSDLQNLLDRASKDQPDITKATKIQVASLFQVLDSMVSKDNKPNPEVDRFQFVPSRTSFEYILKNSKQSANPQLAPQATPKK; encoded by the coding sequence ATGTCCGTATTCAAGTCGTTGGTTAAACTAGCAGCCACCGCAAGTGTTGCAGGTGCGATCGCTGTTAGTCCCATATTTACTCTCAAGGCTGAAGCTCTAACTGAGGCGCAAGTTTTAGAACGGTTGGGAAGTATTCCTGTTTTTACGATCACCGATGATAAGGGTTCGCCTCTATTGGGTGCAGTACCTCAGCAACCCAATACTAAGGCTGATGATAGTCAGCTATTATTCTTCTTCCTTGGTCCCGACGAAGCGCAGCAAATGCTAAGTCAGGTACAGAAATCTAATCCTGAAGTGGGCAAAAAAGCACAGATCATTGTGCGCTCAATGAATGATGCCTATCAAGTGATCCGCCAAAACAAGGACAAAAAGGTGCTTTTCCAGTTTATTCCTGCTAAAGCTAGCATTGAATCAGCGAGAACCATCTTGACAGCTCAAGGCGTTGCGGCTGATAAAATTCCCAATGTTCCTGTTTTCTTTGCGATCGGTGGGCAAGATAAAAACCAAGGCTTGTTAACCATGAGCATTGATCAAAATGGCAAGAAGGAGCAAGTAGTTCCTTTCTTCCTTGATAAGTCTGATCTGCAAAATTTGCTTGATCGCGCTAGCAAGGATCAACCTGATATCACCAAGGCAACAAAGATCCAAGTGGCATCTTTGTTCCAAGTCCTAGACTCCATGGTTTCTAAGGATAACAAACCCAATCCTGAAGTTGATCGCTTCCAGTTTGTGCCGTCACGAACTTCCTTTGAGTACATTCTCAAAAATAGCAAGCAATCCGCTAATCCCCAACTAGCACCTCAGGCAACTCCCAAGAAATAG
- a CDS encoding DUF3086 domain-containing protein, translated as MESDQFPVEENLNPSDQGESHAEITSSVSLEELSAENIADTSLPHSDEVIPEIAEISSDANKEIRHETGDESNKNDHSDAVVIAETTIEAEPDTLETPEISKISEMSEISEKLAYIDKLKQEEAALKLELEQLKTTKSKILQDQIDDLQSGIIRLAQADVARLEYQKQELQAAIAVLEKRKDRLDKEMTSTYAGASQDIAVRVQGFKDYLVGSLQDLVASAEKLNLVAPPTKPEAEVVVTEKKPAKEPEPPLLSEQTFAEYKQRVEQLLDRYRTLPDYYGPAWKLRRTFEQVHADRVFKWFFDQSGRGAIRTMGTRLQNILVTSAAISVLKAIYGEKLRVLVLATSPERLGEWRRGFQDCLGLTREHFGSDKGIALFEDPEPLATKGDRLVKEGLSPLVVIDESEELIAVDLLRFPLLIAFGGAPDVKPAAPSTYINRDTNRDSYRDNQNNRDYTREPQQDYSRNVNRDANREPNRDYGVRERDSRDYGSRDYPSRNYGDNRDTGYGRGRNNQDSDWDW; from the coding sequence ATGGAGTCCGATCAATTTCCCGTAGAAGAAAATTTAAATCCATCTGACCAAGGAGAATCCCACGCAGAAATCACCTCATCAGTAAGTTTAGAGGAGCTTAGCGCTGAAAATATTGCTGATACATCCCTTCCGCATAGCGATGAAGTCATACCTGAAATTGCAGAGATTTCTAGTGATGCCAATAAAGAAATTCGCCATGAAACTGGTGACGAAAGCAATAAAAATGATCACTCTGATGCTGTAGTCATTGCTGAAACTACAATAGAAGCAGAACCCGATACCTTAGAAACACCTGAAATATCTAAAATATCTGAGATGTCAGAGATATCAGAAAAATTGGCATATATTGACAAATTAAAACAAGAAGAAGCTGCTCTAAAATTGGAACTAGAGCAACTTAAAACCACAAAATCTAAGATTCTACAAGATCAGATAGATGATCTCCAGTCAGGGATTATCCGTTTGGCTCAGGCGGATGTGGCAAGGCTCGAATATCAAAAGCAAGAGTTGCAAGCAGCGATCGCTGTTCTTGAGAAGCGCAAAGATCGTCTTGATAAAGAAATGACCAGTACCTATGCAGGAGCCTCACAGGACATTGCGGTGCGGGTGCAGGGCTTCAAGGATTATCTTGTCGGTAGTTTGCAAGATTTAGTTGCTAGTGCTGAGAAACTTAATCTGGTTGCGCCGCCAACTAAACCTGAAGCCGAAGTAGTAGTTACTGAAAAGAAACCTGCCAAGGAGCCAGAGCCTCCCCTCCTGTCTGAACAGACCTTTGCTGAATATAAGCAACGAGTGGAGCAGCTTTTAGATCGTTATCGAACCCTACCTGACTATTATGGGCCTGCGTGGAAACTGCGGCGTACCTTTGAGCAAGTTCATGCCGATCGCGTATTCAAATGGTTTTTTGACCAGTCAGGGCGTGGAGCTATCCGCACAATGGGAACTCGTCTGCAAAATATTCTGGTTACATCGGCGGCGATCTCTGTCCTCAAGGCTATTTATGGGGAAAAATTGCGGGTACTTGTTTTAGCAACTTCGCCTGAACGTCTTGGTGAATGGCGACGGGGTTTTCAAGATTGTTTAGGTTTGACCAGAGAACATTTTGGCTCCGATAAAGGAATTGCTTTGTTTGAAGATCCTGAGCCTCTAGCTACTAAAGGCGATCGCCTTGTCAAAGAAGGACTTAGCCCCTTAGTTGTCATTGATGAATCAGAAGAATTAATAGCTGTAGATTTGTTGCGTTTTCCCCTCTTAATTGCCTTTGGTGGCGCACCTGATGTTAAACCTGCGGCTCCTTCAACTTACATAAATCGCGATACTAATCGTGATTCCTATCGGGACAATCAAAATAATCGTGACTACACCCGTGAACCACAGCAAGACTATTCACGCAATGTCAATAGAGATGCAAATCGCGAACCAAATCGTGATTATGGGGTGAGAGAACGAGATAGTCGTGACTATGGCTCAAGAGACTATCCCAGTCGTAATTATGGTGATAATCGTGATACTGGCTATGGTCGCGGTCGCAACAATCAAGATTCTGATTGGGACTGGTAA
- a CDS encoding EAL domain-containing protein, whose protein sequence is MIKNKATILVVDDTQYNIQTLSNILINQGYDVLEATDGISAINLAKTNIPSLILLDIKMPDMDGYEVCINLKSDPLTQQIPVIFISAIDRIEEKVEAFAVGGIDFINKPFHLVEVLARIETHLRISSLQAQLLEQTQLLENQNLILKTEISNLTGFNWDLYADLKGAIDREELRLFYQPIVNIRTELITGFEALIRWQHPVHGILSPVSFVELMETTNLVYPIGLWVLETACKQLQSWQQKFPNYVDLTMSVNVSTKQLTEFNLVENTRKILDKYQINPNCLKLEITEITVMGDRDRTLQIIHQLKDLDIQFCIDDFGTGYSSLRRLTDFPIDILKIDRSFINNEEWIIVKAIGSLAFTLGKSVVVEGIETLSQLKMLKTLFSSSLTKCYGQGYLFSKPLDTEDAYKVLENNKVFMTDS, encoded by the coding sequence ATGATCAAAAACAAAGCAACCATTCTTGTTGTCGATGATACACAATACAATATACAAACGCTCTCAAATATTCTTATTAACCAAGGCTATGATGTTTTAGAAGCAACAGATGGTATCAGTGCGATTAATCTTGCTAAGACGAATATACCAAGTTTAATTTTACTGGATATTAAAATGCCAGATATGGATGGTTATGAAGTTTGTATTAACTTAAAAAGCGATCCATTAACTCAGCAAATACCAGTTATTTTTATTAGTGCTATTGATAGAATCGAAGAAAAAGTCGAGGCTTTTGCTGTCGGTGGTATTGACTTTATTAATAAACCATTTCATTTAGTTGAAGTATTAGCAAGAATCGAAACTCACCTGCGGATCAGTTCTCTGCAAGCTCAACTTCTAGAGCAAACTCAACTTTTAGAAAATCAAAACCTGATTTTAAAAACAGAAATCTCCAATTTAACGGGATTTAATTGGGATTTATATGCGGATTTAAAAGGTGCTATTGATCGCGAAGAATTACGATTATTTTACCAACCAATTGTCAATATAAGAACAGAGCTAATTACTGGATTTGAAGCACTAATTCGCTGGCAGCATCCCGTACATGGTATTCTCTCACCTGTAAGCTTTGTGGAACTCATGGAAACAACCAATTTAGTATATCCGATTGGTCTATGGGTCTTAGAGACCGCTTGCAAGCAACTCCAATCTTGGCAGCAAAAGTTTCCTAATTATGTAGATTTGACCATGAGTGTCAATGTATCCACAAAACAACTAACAGAGTTTAATTTAGTGGAAAACACAAGAAAAATCTTAGATAAATATCAAATTAATCCTAATTGCTTAAAGTTAGAAATTACGGAAATTACGGTGATGGGTGATCGCGATCGCACTTTGCAAATTATTCATCAACTTAAAGATTTAGATATTCAGTTTTGCATTGATGACTTCGGTACAGGCTATTCATCTTTGCGAAGGTTAACAGATTTTCCCATTGATATCCTCAAGATTGATCGTTCTTTTATTAACAATGAAGAGTGGATAATTGTCAAAGCTATTGGTTCTCTAGCTTTTACCTTAGGAAAAAGTGTTGTAGTTGAGGGAATAGAAACACTTTCACAATTAAAAATGCTCAAAACCCTATTTTCTTCTTCTCTCACTAAATGTTATGGGCAAGGATACTTATTTTCTAAGCCTCTCGATACTGAAGATGCTTACAAAGTATTGGAAAATAATAAGGTGTTTATGACTGATAGTTAG
- a CDS encoding aminotransferase class I/II-fold pyridoxal phosphate-dependent enzyme has translation MTSDKMKLLVDEAVTALAPTFTKIDLHVKTNLERVLQAFRDRRVGAHHFASVSGYGHGDMGRDVLDEVFAQVMGAESAAVRVQFVSGTHAIACCLFGILRPLDELLSVVGAPYDTLEEVIGYPLTSDSKSDITGANYAGSLKDFGITYRQVELTPEGGVNWEALAKAVKPQTRMVLIQRSCGYAWRQSLSIEDIERIIQLVKQQNPNTVCFVDNCYGEFISDREPTAVGADLMAGSLIKNPGGTIATAGGYVAGKAEYVELAAQRLTAPGIGREGGATFDLNRLLFQGLFLAPQMVGEAMKSSHLAAYVFDKLGYQVKPLPYEPRRDIIQAIQLGDPKKLIEFCRNLQRFSPIDSYVDPVPGEMPGYVSQLVMAGGTFIDGSTLELSADGPLREPYTVFLQGGTHWTHVAIALENFQIDDLQ, from the coding sequence ATGACCTCTGACAAGATGAAGCTGCTAGTTGACGAAGCAGTTACAGCCCTCGCACCTACTTTCACCAAAATCGATCTTCATGTCAAAACAAATCTCGAAAGAGTTTTACAAGCTTTTCGCGATCGCCGTGTGGGCGCACATCATTTTGCCAGTGTGTCAGGCTATGGACATGGCGATATGGGGCGTGATGTCTTGGATGAAGTTTTTGCACAGGTAATGGGCGCAGAGTCCGCCGCCGTGCGCGTGCAGTTTGTCTCAGGAACCCATGCGATCGCTTGTTGTCTCTTCGGGATTTTGCGTCCCCTTGATGAGTTGTTATCGGTAGTCGGCGCACCCTACGACACCCTTGAAGAGGTCATTGGCTATCCTCTCACATCCGACAGTAAATCGGATATTACAGGTGCTAACTATGCAGGTTCGCTCAAAGATTTTGGGATCACCTATCGTCAAGTAGAACTTACCCCTGAAGGCGGCGTAAATTGGGAAGCTTTAGCAAAAGCCGTCAAACCCCAAACGCGGATGGTTTTAATCCAGCGTTCCTGCGGCTATGCGTGGCGGCAGAGTTTATCGATTGAAGATATTGAAAGAATTATTCAATTGGTCAAGCAACAAAATCCCAACACTGTCTGTTTTGTCGATAACTGCTATGGCGAATTTATTAGCGATCGCGAACCGACGGCAGTAGGCGCTGACCTCATGGCAGGTTCCCTGATCAAAAATCCAGGGGGAACAATCGCTACCGCAGGTGGCTATGTGGCAGGCAAAGCAGAATATGTTGAACTCGCAGCCCAACGTCTCACTGCCCCCGGAATTGGACGGGAAGGTGGCGCAACCTTTGACCTCAATCGACTTCTATTTCAAGGTTTATTCCTTGCACCGCAAATGGTCGGCGAAGCGATGAAAAGTAGTCACCTTGCAGCCTATGTCTTCGACAAATTAGGCTATCAAGTCAAACCCCTACCCTACGAGCCTCGACGCGATATTATTCAGGCGATTCAATTGGGTGATCCGAAAAAATTAATTGAATTCTGTCGTAATCTTCAGCGCTTTTCCCCCATTGATTCCTACGTCGATCCTGTACCAGGGGAAATGCCAGGCTATGTCAGTCAGCTAGTAATGGCAGGGGGAACCTTTATTGATGGTAGTACCTTAGAGCTTTCAGCCGATGGGCCACTGCGCGAACCTTATACCGTATTTCTCCAAGGTGGAACCCATTGGACACATGTAGCGATCGCCCTTGAGAACTTCCAAATTGATGATTTACAGTAG
- a CDS encoding pyridoxine 5'-phosphate synthase, whose product MPTLGVNIDHIATIRQARRGVEPDPVAAAVIAELAGADGITVHLREDRRHIQERDVRLLRQTIRTRLNLEMAATPEMVAIALDVKPDYITLVPERREEITTEGGLNVKAQCDRLGKFVHQLQGAGIPVSLFVDAEPEQLQASARTGAKFVELHTGTYANAKNEEEHTRELELLTKGGELAISLGLRLNSGHGLTYWNTRPVAQIKGMEELNIGHSIISRAVLVGLDKAIREMKEIINS is encoded by the coding sequence TTGCCTACGTTGGGAGTAAACATCGATCATATTGCGACGATTCGTCAAGCTCGCCGAGGTGTCGAACCCGATCCCGTCGCGGCAGCAGTAATCGCCGAATTAGCAGGGGCTGATGGCATTACCGTCCATTTACGTGAAGATCGTCGTCATATTCAAGAGCGCGATGTCCGATTACTCAGACAAACTATCCGCACTCGGCTTAATCTTGAAATGGCAGCAACCCCTGAAATGGTAGCGATCGCCCTTGATGTCAAGCCTGACTATATTACCCTCGTACCTGAACGGCGCGAAGAAATCACGACGGAGGGTGGCTTAAATGTAAAAGCACAATGCGATCGTTTGGGTAAATTTGTGCATCAATTACAAGGTGCAGGTATACCTGTGAGTCTATTTGTTGATGCTGAGCCAGAACAATTACAAGCTTCTGCTAGAACTGGTGCAAAATTTGTGGAATTACATACAGGTACTTATGCCAATGCCAAAAATGAGGAAGAGCATACCCGTGAGCTAGAACTATTGACCAAAGGTGGAGAATTAGCAATTAGCTTAGGACTAAGACTGAATTCAGGGCATGGCTTAACCTATTGGAATACTCGTCCTGTGGCACAAATAAAGGGAATGGAGGAGTTAAACATTGGACATAGCATTATTAGCCGGGCCGTGTTAGTTGGTTTAGATAAAGCGATTCGAGAAATGAAAGAGATTATAAATTCATAA
- a CDS encoding efflux RND transporter permease subunit, with translation MLLSISDFFIRRPVFATVCSVIITLLGTACIFILPVAQYPEITPPKVTVTANYVGANAEVVESTVTNILERELNGIEGVRYITSTSANNGTSSVNLVFDLGKNKDIAAVDVQNRVSSVQSQLPAPVQQTGVRVSKESSGFLFAIGVYSEKGEYDDLYLSNYADLYIVDAIKKVKGVGNVIIFGERKYAMRVWLDPNRLSARGLTAQDVVAAIQQQNLQVGVGQIGQQPNLPDQQYQLSISATGRLKSTEEFADIVIKTASDGSLIKLRDVGRVELGAENYGSALRFNGTRGIGLGVSQLPDANALDVAHAVKHALEELKPTFPPGLNYEVAFDTTSFIEAGTEEVIISLIIAIALVIVIIYLFLQNWRSTLIPAIAIPVSLIGTFIFIKLLNFNINTLTLFGLTLATGLVVDDAIVVVEDVTRRIQEKGEAPVKAAIAAMNELQGAVIASSMVLIAVFVPVAFFPGTTGQLYKQFALTIAFSITVSTFNALTLSPTLAAFLLKQETPRSNWFFDRVNWVIDGVRHNYNWVLVRTTKLKGIMMILFVASLFLTYWVYTVVPKGFLPQEDQGYFITIVQAPEGVSLNYTEKVLENIEGIMRRKDEKGEPVYPEISNIFAIAGFSFSGNTPNNGIVFTTLKPWKERSRSAAEIIGGFTPKPFGLLPSLISIKDAFVVPFPPPAIQGLSNYGGFEYQLQDKANQGFPVIEQTMGALLGKASTYPDPSRPMLAGLRPSFNGNTPQLTVDVDRVKANALQVSLQDIYNTLQTLLGSQYVNDFNTFGRTYRVYVQADAQFRANPDDINKLYVRSRAGQLIPLSNLVKVTQTVGPSIINHYNLFRSVQITGNTAPGVSSGQAIDIMNKISKEVLPKSFSYEWSGLSLEEIGSGNSSFFIFGLGIVFVFLVLAAQYENYIDPTIIMLTVPLAVLGALLAVMFRGLSSPNFANDVYTQIGLVMLIGMASKNAILIVEFANQLHESGLSITKSAIEASQQRLRPILMTAFSTIIGIFPLVIATGAGAAARQSIGTAVMGGMCVATFLSLFIVPILYIVVKTIEKRMRLDVHDPKTASIVESALVAEYGDSYSNHFHGVHGESSNGDRLNHDHSNGNHDNSHSNSNSNHSDSSEKPQEDNKPV, from the coding sequence ATGCTGCTATCCATATCTGACTTTTTTATCAGACGACCTGTGTTTGCGACAGTCTGTTCTGTCATCATCACATTATTGGGAACAGCCTGTATTTTTATCTTACCTGTTGCTCAATATCCTGAAATTACGCCCCCTAAGGTAACGGTTACGGCAAACTATGTCGGTGCAAATGCCGAAGTTGTAGAATCTACAGTTACCAATATTCTTGAAAGAGAATTAAATGGGATTGAAGGAGTTCGCTACATTACTTCTACTAGTGCCAATAATGGAACTAGTTCTGTCAATCTCGTTTTTGATTTGGGCAAAAATAAAGATATTGCGGCGGTGGATGTGCAAAATCGTGTCTCCAGCGTGCAATCACAGTTACCTGCTCCAGTCCAACAAACGGGAGTTAGGGTTAGTAAAGAATCTTCAGGGTTTCTGTTTGCGATCGGTGTGTATTCCGAGAAGGGAGAATATGACGATCTGTATTTGAGTAATTACGCCGATCTCTACATTGTTGATGCGATTAAGAAAGTTAAGGGTGTTGGTAATGTCATCATCTTTGGTGAACGCAAATATGCAATGCGGGTATGGCTTGATCCTAATCGGCTCTCAGCAAGGGGTTTAACGGCTCAGGATGTCGTTGCGGCAATTCAGCAACAAAACTTGCAGGTGGGTGTCGGACAAATCGGACAGCAACCCAATCTTCCCGATCAGCAATATCAATTATCAATTTCCGCGACAGGTCGTTTAAAAAGTACTGAAGAATTCGCGGATATTGTGATTAAAACTGCGAGTGATGGCTCACTGATCAAGCTCCGTGATGTGGGGCGAGTAGAGCTTGGTGCAGAAAATTATGGTTCCGCATTGCGGTTTAATGGCACTCGTGGGATTGGTTTAGGTGTATCTCAGTTGCCTGATGCCAATGCCTTAGATGTGGCTCATGCTGTAAAACATGCTCTAGAGGAGTTGAAACCAACTTTTCCCCCTGGCCTAAATTATGAGGTTGCCTTCGATACCACCAGTTTCATTGAAGCGGGAACTGAGGAAGTCATTATTTCACTCATAATTGCGATCGCACTCGTCATCGTGATTATTTATCTGTTCCTGCAAAATTGGCGCTCTACTTTAATTCCTGCGATCGCTATTCCCGTTTCCCTGATCGGCACATTCATTTTCATCAAGCTACTCAATTTTAATATCAATACCCTGACCCTATTTGGCTTAACCCTTGCCACAGGGCTGGTCGTGGATGATGCGATCGTGGTTGTGGAGGATGTGACGCGCCGCATTCAAGAAAAAGGAGAAGCACCTGTGAAAGCGGCGATCGCAGCAATGAATGAATTGCAGGGTGCGGTCATTGCTAGCTCAATGGTATTGATTGCGGTGTTTGTGCCTGTTGCCTTTTTCCCTGGAACAACGGGGCAATTGTATAAACAGTTTGCCTTAACGATCGCCTTTTCGATCACTGTTTCCACTTTTAATGCATTGACCCTTTCGCCAACCTTAGCAGCTTTCCTCCTAAAACAGGAAACACCTCGTAGCAATTGGTTCTTTGATCGGGTTAACTGGGTGATTGATGGTGTTCGTCATAACTATAACTGGGTTCTAGTCAGGACAACCAAACTCAAAGGAATCATGATGATTCTGTTTGTAGCATCCCTATTCTTAACCTATTGGGTCTATACGGTTGTGCCGAAAGGATTCTTGCCACAGGAGGATCAGGGCTATTTCATTACGATTGTCCAAGCTCCTGAAGGTGTATCGCTGAATTACACGGAAAAGGTTCTAGAAAATATCGAAGGCATCATGCGGCGTAAGGATGAAAAGGGAGAACCTGTTTATCCTGAAATCTCCAATATTTTCGCGATCGCAGGATTTAGCTTTAGTGGCAATACTCCTAACAATGGCATTGTGTTTACTACGCTGAAGCCTTGGAAAGAAAGATCGCGATCGGCTGCGGAGATTATTGGTGGATTTACGCCCAAACCCTTTGGTTTATTGCCTTCCCTTATTTCCATTAAGGATGCCTTTGTGGTTCCCTTTCCCCCACCAGCAATTCAAGGCTTGAGTAATTACGGTGGTTTTGAATATCAGTTGCAAGATAAGGCGAACCAAGGTTTCCCTGTGATCGAGCAAACAATGGGAGCATTATTAGGCAAGGCAAGTACCTATCCTGATCCTAGCCGTCCGATGCTGGCGGGGCTACGCCCAAGTTTCAATGGCAACACGCCACAGTTGACCGTCGATGTCGATCGCGTTAAGGCAAATGCGCTGCAAGTATCTTTGCAAGATATTTACAATACCTTGCAAACTTTGCTCGGCTCCCAATATGTCAATGACTTTAATACCTTTGGGCGTACCTATCGCGTCTATGTCCAAGCCGATGCTCAGTTCCGCGCCAATCCTGACGATATTAATAAGCTCTATGTGCGATCGCGGGCAGGACAATTGATCCCCCTCAGCAATTTAGTCAAAGTTACCCAAACCGTTGGACCTTCGATTATTAACCACTATAATCTCTTCCGATCTGTGCAAATTACTGGTAATACGGCTCCAGGAGTAAGTTCAGGACAAGCGATCGATATTATGAACAAGATTTCTAAGGAAGTTTTGCCCAAGAGCTTTAGCTATGAATGGTCAGGCTTATCTTTAGAAGAAATTGGTTCTGGCAATAGTTCCTTCTTTATCTTTGGTTTAGGGATTGTCTTTGTATTTTTAGTACTAGCGGCTCAATACGAAAACTACATCGATCCCACGATCATTATGCTCACTGTACCCCTTGCTGTACTGGGTGCACTTTTAGCAGTGATGTTTCGTGGATTATCGAGTCCCAATTTTGCCAATGATGTCTATACCCAAATCGGTTTAGTCATGCTCATTGGTATGGCAAGTAAAAATGCGATTCTGATTGTAGAATTTGCCAATCAGTTACATGAAAGCGGATTGAGTATTACTAAATCTGCAATTGAGGCTTCTCAACAGAGATTACGCCCTATTTTAATGACGGCTTTCTCGACGATTATCGGGATCTTTCCTCTGGTAATCGCTACAGGGGCGGGAGCTGCCGCTCGTCAGTCGATTGGGACGGCGGTGATGGGTGGTATGTGTGTGGCGACATTCCTCAGCCTTTTCATTGTTCCGATTCTGTATATTGTCGTGAAGACCATTGAGAAACGGATGCGATTAGATGTGCATGATCCTAAAACTGCCAGTATTGTTGAATCTGCACTAGTTGCTGAGTATGGCGATAGTTACAGCAATCACTTTCATGGTGTTCATGGAGAGTCGAGCAATGGCGATCGCCTGAATCATGATCACTCAAATGGCAATCATGACAACTCACATAGCAACTCCAATAGCAATCATAGCGATTCTTCAGAAAAGCCACAGGAAGACAACAAACCTGTATAA
- a CDS encoding diacylglycerol kinase family protein produces MTQIDEFEESEEKAIQRSDSFQIATNLFLSFKYAGQGVSYAFRTQRNFRIHLIIGTIALSLSLYFKLSAVACSIISLTIALVLVLELLNTALEAVVDLTVGREFHQLAKIAKDCAAGAVLIAAIAALLIAGALLLPHILLAFA; encoded by the coding sequence ATGACACAGATCGACGAGTTTGAAGAATCTGAAGAAAAAGCGATTCAGCGTAGTGATTCTTTTCAAATTGCCACAAATTTATTCCTGAGTTTTAAATATGCTGGACAGGGTGTCAGCTATGCCTTTCGTACCCAGAGAAATTTTCGGATTCATTTGATCATCGGTACGATCGCTTTATCCCTCAGCCTTTATTTTAAGTTGTCTGCTGTCGCCTGCTCGATTATTAGCTTGACGATCGCCCTAGTTTTGGTACTGGAATTACTAAATACAGCCTTGGAAGCGGTAGTAGATTTGACGGTGGGTCGCGAGTTTCATCAGTTAGCCAAAATTGCTAAGGATTGTGCGGCTGGGGCAGTACTTATTGCCGCGATCGCTGCCCTACTCATTGCTGGAGCATTGTTATTGCCGCATATTTTGCTTGCCTTTGCCTAA
- the ybeY gene encoding rRNA maturation RNase YbeY, translating to MSFDLYCEIYPEVADRHPIREEQWQDWFAIWEKHLISEQAIADGEYELSLAITDDVTIQQLNLQYRQQDRPTDVLSFASLESEVPEIPVDEDDYVEPTYLGDIIISQTTAIRQAQERGHSLTYELAWLAAHGLLHLLGWDHPDDESLEAMLQQQDLMLSLISL from the coding sequence TTGAGCTTTGATCTATATTGCGAAATCTATCCTGAAGTTGCCGATCGCCATCCTATTCGAGAGGAACAATGGCAAGATTGGTTTGCTATTTGGGAAAAACACCTTATATCTGAGCAAGCGATCGCTGATGGAGAATATGAGTTATCCCTTGCGATTACTGATGATGTCACAATTCAACAACTGAATCTGCAATATCGTCAGCAGGATCGCCCGACGGATGTTTTATCCTTTGCGTCTTTGGAGTCAGAGGTTCCAGAAATTCCTGTAGATGAAGATGACTATGTTGAACCAACTTATTTAGGCGATATCATCATTTCGCAAACAACAGCGATTCGCCAGGCTCAAGAACGTGGTCATTCACTGACCTATGAGTTAGCTTGGCTGGCGGCTCATGGATTGTTACATTTGCTTGGCTGGGATCATCCTGACGATGAAAGCCTAGAAGCTATGCTTCAACAGCAGGATCTCATGCTAAGTCTAATTTCACTATAA
- a CDS encoding DUF3285 domain-containing protein — MNSDLNTESNIPSNDNSNNINKQSAGKPQDSFVKLAMRNMVKKGSTSLFHFSLTIFGVIATLLGLAIIFH; from the coding sequence ATGAATAGCGATTTAAACACCGAGTCGAATATCCCTAGCAACGATAACAGTAATAACATTAACAAGCAATCTGCTGGTAAACCACAAGACAGTTTTGTCAAACTCGCTATGCGGAATATGGTCAAGAAAGGTAGTACTTCTTTATTCCATTTTTCTTTAACTATTTTTGGGGTGATCGCTACTTTGCTAGGACTTGCGATTATTTTTCATTAA
- the gvpA gene encoding gas vesicle structural protein GvpA produces the protein MAVEKVNSSSSLAEVIDRILDKGIVIDAWVRVSLVGIELLSIEARVVIASVETYLKYAEAVGLTASAAVPAA, from the coding sequence ATGGCAGTCGAAAAAGTCAACTCTTCCTCTAGTCTAGCGGAAGTTATTGATCGTATTTTGGATAAGGGCATTGTCATTGATGCATGGGTACGAGTCTCATTGGTGGGAATCGAACTACTATCAATTGAAGCTCGCGTTGTCATTGCCTCTGTGGAAACATATCTCAAATATGCTGAAGCAGTTGGTCTCACAGCCTCGGCGGCAGTACCTGCTGCTTAG